One window of Arthrobacter oryzae genomic DNA carries:
- a CDS encoding S9 family peptidase has translation MTQTPVQHPADHTPAAAAPVARKVPTERTHHGDTFVDNYEWLRAKDSADVVEHLKAENAYQEAVTAHQEPLREAIFQEIKARTQETDLSVPNRKDGWWYYTRSVEGKEYGIQCRVKAQNTGDPVADWTPPAVEAGVELPGEEVLLDCNVEAEGKPFFAVGGTAVTVDGNLYAYAVDNAGDERFTLRFKDLRTGEMLPDVIENIFYGVSFSPDGTRLFYTVVDDAWRPYQVKSHVLGTPVTEDEVVYQEDDVAMWLGFDLSSDRRHLVLSIGCSEYSETRLLRFDDYDAGLRTVISRDERVLYEAEPFLLAGPAGQNTEKILVTHNRNAINSMVSLMDAAELAKPLAEQEWTTVVAHSDQVRVNGAGVTSTHLIVSVRKDTIERVQVLALAGLGTPAQGDPVEPAFDEELYTAGVAGSDYEAPVIRMGYTSYFTPSRVYDFVLPTPASPAGELLLRKESPVLGGYSPSDYVATREWATAADGTRIPLSVLRHASVARDSSAAGLVYGYGSYELSMDPGFGIPRLSLLDRGIVFVIAHIRGGGELGRHWYEDGKKLAKKNTFTDFIAATDWLASSGWVSPSRIAAMGGSAGGLLMGAVANLAPEKYAAIVAAVPFVDALTTILDPELPLSALEWEEWGNPITDPEVYAYMKSYTPYENVGALPYPKIAAVTSFNDTRVLYVEPAKWVQALRSETTGAEPIVMKIEMDGGHGGASGRYVQWRERAWDYAFVADSVGATELLPGAGVK, from the coding sequence ATGACCCAGACTCCAGTGCAGCACCCTGCCGACCACACCCCTGCGGCCGCCGCCCCCGTAGCCCGGAAAGTCCCCACCGAACGGACCCACCACGGCGACACCTTCGTGGACAACTACGAATGGCTGCGGGCCAAGGATTCCGCGGACGTGGTGGAGCACCTCAAGGCCGAGAACGCCTACCAGGAAGCGGTCACCGCCCACCAGGAACCGCTCCGCGAAGCGATCTTCCAGGAGATCAAGGCACGCACGCAGGAGACGGACCTGTCCGTCCCGAACCGCAAGGACGGCTGGTGGTACTACACCCGCTCGGTGGAAGGCAAGGAATACGGCATCCAGTGCCGCGTCAAGGCGCAGAACACCGGGGACCCGGTGGCCGACTGGACGCCCCCGGCGGTGGAGGCCGGCGTCGAACTTCCCGGCGAGGAAGTCCTGCTGGACTGCAACGTGGAAGCCGAAGGCAAGCCGTTCTTCGCCGTGGGCGGCACTGCCGTGACCGTGGACGGCAACCTCTACGCCTACGCCGTGGACAACGCCGGCGACGAACGCTTCACGCTGCGCTTCAAGGACCTGCGCACCGGGGAGATGCTGCCGGACGTCATCGAGAACATCTTCTACGGCGTCTCCTTCTCCCCCGACGGCACGCGCCTGTTCTACACCGTGGTGGACGACGCCTGGCGCCCCTACCAGGTGAAGTCCCACGTGCTGGGCACGCCCGTCACCGAGGATGAGGTGGTTTACCAGGAGGACGACGTCGCCATGTGGCTGGGCTTCGACCTGTCCTCCGACCGGCGCCACCTCGTGCTGAGCATCGGCTGCTCCGAATACAGCGAGACGCGACTGCTCCGCTTTGACGATTACGACGCCGGGCTCCGCACCGTGATCTCCCGCGACGAACGGGTGCTCTATGAGGCCGAGCCGTTCCTTTTGGCTGGTCCGGCGGGACAGAATACTGAGAAGATCCTGGTGACGCACAACCGCAACGCCATCAACTCCATGGTGTCCCTGATGGACGCGGCCGAGCTCGCCAAGCCGCTGGCCGAGCAGGAGTGGACCACCGTCGTCGCGCATTCCGACCAGGTGCGCGTCAACGGCGCGGGCGTCACCTCCACCCACCTGATTGTGTCCGTCCGCAAGGACACGATCGAGCGCGTCCAGGTGCTGGCCCTGGCCGGGCTGGGCACGCCCGCGCAGGGTGATCCGGTGGAACCAGCGTTCGACGAGGAGCTGTACACCGCCGGTGTGGCGGGCTCCGACTACGAGGCCCCGGTGATCCGGATGGGCTACACGTCCTACTTCACGCCGTCGCGCGTGTACGACTTTGTGCTGCCGACTCCTGCTTCGCCCGCCGGCGAGCTGCTGCTCCGGAAGGAAAGCCCCGTGCTGGGCGGCTACTCCCCGTCCGACTATGTGGCCACCCGTGAATGGGCGACGGCGGCCGACGGCACCCGCATTCCCCTGTCGGTGCTGCGGCACGCCTCGGTAGCCCGCGATTCCTCCGCGGCCGGGCTGGTTTACGGGTACGGATCCTACGAGCTGAGCATGGACCCGGGGTTCGGCATCCCGCGGCTGTCGCTGCTGGACCGCGGGATCGTGTTCGTCATTGCCCACATCCGCGGCGGCGGCGAGCTGGGCCGGCACTGGTACGAGGACGGCAAGAAGCTCGCCAAAAAGAACACGTTCACGGACTTCATCGCGGCCACCGACTGGCTGGCTTCCTCCGGGTGGGTCTCGCCGTCGCGGATCGCTGCGATGGGTGGCTCCGCGGGCGGCCTGCTGATGGGCGCCGTGGCCAACCTCGCCCCGGAGAAGTACGCCGCCATTGTGGCCGCCGTGCCGTTCGTGGACGCGCTGACCACCATCCTGGATCCGGAGCTGCCGCTGTCCGCGCTCGAGTGGGAGGAATGGGGCAACCCGATCACGGACCCCGAGGTGTACGCGTACATGAAGTCCTACACGCCGTACGAGAACGTTGGCGCCCTGCCGTACCCGAAGATTGCCGCCGTGACCTCGTTCAACGACACGCGGGTGCTGTACGTGGAGCCGGCCAAGTGGGTGCAGGCCCTGCGCTCTGAAACCACCGGGGCGGAGCCGATCGTGATGAAGATCGAGATGGACGGCGGCCACGGCGGAGCGTCCGGCCGGTACGTCCAGTGGCGCGAACGGGCCTGGGACTACGCCTTCGTGGCCGACTCCGTGGGCGCGACTGAGTTGCTGCCGGGGGCCGGGGTTAAGTAG